In Blastocatellia bacterium, the genomic window CGGTCGTCATCGCGCCGATGCGTTCACGAGCGGCGTGCTCGACGTGGTCAATGAGATAGCTGATGAGAATATCTCGCTGGCCATCGAATGTTTCAAGTCGAGTCCGACGGCGCTACAATCAAGTTCGCTCGAACAATTCGCTCGCTGGGCGCATGCCGGCTTGCGCTTGCGTCAGCGCGACATGCGCCACGCTCAGGCCTATTACGCGCTGGAAACAAAGTCCAGTCAACAGTCCTTGAATCAGCTCACGGGCGGCCTCTCACTTGACAAAGTGTTAAACACATTGCGTCTCTACATCGAAGGGTTGGCAGGTCAGCAGATCATGGTCAAACCATCACCGACGTTCGCGCTCTCACGCCTGCCCGATGAGCTGCGCCTGCATGAGGCCGCGACCGTGTATCTGCCCTCGCTGATCCACGAATTCGAAGACGAAGCGTCAAATTTCAGAATCTATAAGGCGCTGGCCGCGCACATGGCCGGCCATATCGAGTTTGGAACATACGCCACCGACACACCGCCGCTCCAATCCGTGATGACGCGCATCCAGGCAGATGGATCGCAGCAACACGCGCCGTCAACATCGGCTCAACCTGATGCCGAACCCATCAGTTATGCGACGGTGTTGTCGCAGTTTCCTGACCGTGAGTGGGCAATGCGCGTGTTCACCACGCTGGAAATGGCTCGCATTCACCAGCAGTTGAGACGTGTCTACCGCGGCTTGAGAGATGACCTTGATCTGTTTCAAACTAGGCTGCGCCAACATCGCCCCCATCTTGACACAATGAGCTCCGACCAACTGCTTGTCGAATTCCTGTTCCAACTGACGCTGTGTGGCGAATGCAGCAAGACGCTACACTCCATGTTTGCCCCGCTTGCGCCGCGCCTGCAAGACATCCTCACCCAAACCATCTATCGTCCAGAAGCCACTGTGGCCGACACCTTATTGGCGGTCTATCACATTCATCAATTAGTGGCCGGCGCGCGTCAACAACCATCTGAGTCGCTCGATTCGGATCAACGCGCGGGTCAAGCTGAGACCCAACCAGAGCCGCAATCAATGAGTGAGAACATGGCTTCGATCCATGAAGATGCGCTGGGCGACCGAGCCGACCACATTCAAGACATACACGCCGACCCTTCACAATCATGGATGGAGCTGATGGGCAAGCGTCTGCCATCTACGCTTCATTCGCAGCTCTGGTCAAACCACAATCTTTCCGAAGAGTACGCTCTTGAGCCGGGTGATCAGGTTTATTTTTACGACGAATGGGACCGTGAACTGGGCGATTATCGCGCTGATTGGTGTCGGGTCGTGCAGAAATCAGCGCGGCGTGGAGGACAACAATTCGTTCAGTACGTGCGCTCCTACTACGGGCCAATGATCGGCTCAATCAAACGGCAGTTTCAACTGCTTCGCCCTGAAGCGTTGCGACGCATACGCGGCGAGCTTGATGGAGAAGAGTTCGATCTGCAAGCAGTGATTGATTACGCGCTCGACCGTCGCACATCGGGTCGCGTCTCGGAACGACTCTACGTCCGGCGGCTGCGTAAACAGCGTGATGTGGCTGTCTCGTTTCTGCTCGATATGTCCAGTTCAACTGCGCGCACGGTCGGCCCCGCTCGCGCCGAGCGCGGGCGAGTCGCCAAGCGAATCATTGACATTGAGAAAGAAGGGCTGGTGTTGATGAGCGAGGCGTTGGAAGCGGTCGGAGACATCTACTCAATTCAAGGCTTCACCAGCGAAGGGCGCCATCATGTCAAATTTTTCGTCATTAAAGATTTTGAAGAGCCGTATGGCGCCGAGATCGAATCGCGGATTGGCGGCATCACCTACCAGAACAACACGCGACTGGGCGCAGCGATTCGCCATGCCACAGCTCGGCTCAAGCGACAAACCGCTCATACCAAACTGCTCATCGTGCTGAGCGACGGACGACCTTACGATCATGATTACGGTGACGCCCGCTATGCTCGCGACGATACCAAGGTTGCGTTGAGACAAGCGCGCCTCGATGGCATCATCCCATTCTGCATCACGATTGATCGCGAGTCCGAACCGCAACTGCGCGATATGTACGGCGAAGTGGGATACACGATCATTGATGACATTCTGCATCTTCCTGAGCGCTTGCCCGGCATCTACCGTCGTCTCACCCAGTGACGTTGCGAAACACAGCGAGAAGAATCACTGTCCCTCACGCTGGACTGGTATTTGCCT contains:
- a CDS encoding VWA domain-containing protein, encoding MDSIKEILDHNLPGVAPSKIEMLAGKLRRLPVERARIMLDAGLLLVGSSARAAIEFLWHSPDVARQLPLDDVRVWGKIARHLVHGHADGAIRFFQSAAPVLQSLPASVRSLVLGVCERQTTMSPPLAIDCFMAAPQLISHINDQHVATRLYAIAYEISRRSATQSAELLKAAPRVLAFLRAEHRGPIRKPAQDRHQSDEDQYQLIDEVLALTEAFAQRAGGLATEFFATLPQALPETPVPLQMTLLHATRCFLERGGGAALQYFLVAGRLLVSAGPGALSRWTALAQKIAVQGNAAVYHFLKVTPPVITALVALGRHRADAFTSGVLDVVNEIADENISLAIECFKSSPTALQSSSLEQFARWAHAGLRLRQRDMRHAQAYYALETKSSQQSLNQLTGGLSLDKVLNTLRLYIEGLAGQQIMVKPSPTFALSRLPDELRLHEAATVYLPSLIHEFEDEASNFRIYKALAAHMAGHIEFGTYATDTPPLQSVMTRIQADGSQQHAPSTSAQPDAEPISYATVLSQFPDREWAMRVFTTLEMARIHQQLRRVYRGLRDDLDLFQTRLRQHRPHLDTMSSDQLLVEFLFQLTLCGECSKTLHSMFAPLAPRLQDILTQTIYRPEATVADTLLAVYHIHQLVAGARQQPSESLDSDQRAGQAETQPEPQSMSENMASIHEDALGDRADHIQDIHADPSQSWMELMGKRLPSTLHSQLWSNHNLSEEYALEPGDQVYFYDEWDRELGDYRADWCRVVQKSARRGGQQFVQYVRSYYGPMIGSIKRQFQLLRPEALRRIRGELDGEEFDLQAVIDYALDRRTSGRVSERLYVRRLRKQRDVAVSFLLDMSSSTARTVGPARAERGRVAKRIIDIEKEGLVLMSEALEAVGDIYSIQGFTSEGRHHVKFFVIKDFEEPYGAEIESRIGGITYQNNTRLGAAIRHATARLKRQTAHTKLLIVLSDGRPYDHDYGDARYARDDTKVALRQARLDGIIPFCITIDRESEPQLRDMYGEVGYTIIDDILHLPERLPGIYRRLTQ